In Ammospiza nelsoni isolate bAmmNel1 chromosome 20, bAmmNel1.pri, whole genome shotgun sequence, one DNA window encodes the following:
- the RNF224 gene encoding RING finger protein 224, whose translation MSQAGGSPRAEGSGPSVGAHSRTPSRGSQRVECIICYSSYDLGVRLPRRLYCGHTFCQACLRRLDAVSNEQRWIPCPQCRQNTPTPRGGVTMLDLDLATFLAVKADREQPRGAGRSPAALPAKGPGKEPPVTQQPAGLCQEPVPPSLLPRRGCCRLCLCCGVTAAFES comes from the coding sequence atgtCGCAGGCCGGTGGCAGCCCCCGGGCGGAGGGCTCGGGGCCGAGTGTCGGGGCGCACTCGCGCACCCCCAGCCGGGGCAGCCAGCGCGTCGAGTGCATCATCTGCTACTCCTCCTACGACCTGGGCGTGCGGCTGCCGCGGCGCCTCTACTGCGGGCACACCTTCTGCCAGGCGTGCCTGAGGCGCCTGGACGCGGTCAGCAACGAGCAGCGCTGGATCCCGTGCCCGCAGTGCCGCCAGAACACGCCCACGCCGCGCGGAGGGGTCACCATGCTGGACCTGGACCTGGCCACCTTCCTGGCCGTCAAGGCTGACCGGGAGCAGCCGCGGGGCgccggcaggagcccggccGCGCTGCCCGCCAAGGGCCCGGGCAAGGAGCCGCCCGTGACCCAGCAGCCGGCGGGGCTGTGCCAAGAGCCGGTGCCCCCGTCGCTGCTGCCCCGGCGCGGCTGCTGCcggctgtgcctgtgctgcgGGGTCACCGCCGCCTTCGAGAGCTGA
- the LRRC26 gene encoding leucine-rich repeat-containing protein 26 — protein sequence MGCWRLPGPVLGLLLLLCPPAPAACPAACRCSPGEADCSERGLLEVPWSLSANTSTLRLAHNFISVLGPRSFPPLPGLRLLSLAHNRLELIHPQALRGLGALQALDLSHNHLSVLTPDTFRPLTGLATLDLTNNRLGQLEPGVPGALPQLQALLLQDNPWVCSCSILPLWRWLRRNRDKVREKNLLLCRVPEQLNKYPIMAFGDESFRQCQDTSLSPEHYIAFFTIGPFSFLASIFFCTFLGSLVVFYHSLRRESHCWRTPRVCRVH from the exons ATGGGCTGCTGGAGGCTCCCCGGCCCCGTGCTgggcctgctgctgctgctgtgcccgccggccccggccgccTGCCCGGCCGCCTGCCGCTGCTCCCCGGGAGAGGCGGACTGCAGCGAGCGGGGCCTCCTCGAGGTGCCCTGGAGCCTCTCGGCCAACACCAGCACCCTGCGGCTGGCCCACAACTTCATCTCCGTGCTGGGACCCCGCTCCTTCCCCCCGCTGCCGGGGCTGCGCCTGCTCAGCCTGGCCCACAACCGCCTGGAGCTGATCCACCCTCAGGCGCTGCGGGGGCTCGGGGCGCTGCAGGCGCTGGACCTGAGCCACAACCACCTCAGCGTGCTCACCCCCGACACCTTCCGGCCCCTCACCGGCCTGGCCACGCTCGACCTGACCAACaacaggctggggcagctggagcccGGGGTGCCGGGAGCCTTGCCCCAGCTCCAGGCGCTTCTCCTGCAGGACAACCCCTgggtgtgcagctgcagcatcctgccCCTCTGGCGCTGGCTCCGCCGCAACAGGGACAAAGTGCGAG aGAAGAATTTGCTCCTCTGCAGAGTTCCAGAGCAGCTGAACAAGTATCCGATCATGGCCTTTGGGGACGAGTCcttcaggcagtgccaggacacCTCCCTGTCCCCCGAGCACTACATCGCCTTCTTCACCATCGGGCCCTTCTCCTTCCTGGCCAGCATCTTCTTCTGCACCTTCCTGGGCTCCTTGGTCGTGTTCTACCACAGCCTGCGCCGGGAGTCCCACTGCTGGAGGACACCCCGTGTCTGCAGGGTGCACTGA